The Bacillus sp. Bos-x628 genome segment ATCAGACAGACTAGCAAAAGGGACATGTTGATTGCCATAAAGCATCAGATCAGAATGAATCTCATCTGAAACAACCGTAACGCCATACTGCACACAAAGCTCTCCTACTCGCTTCAGCTCTTCCTTCGACCAAGCTCTTCCAGATGGATTGTGTGGATGACAAAGGAACATTAGCTTTGCTTGTGGTCTGCTGAGTTTTTTCTCTAAGTCTTCAAAGTCCATCACGTAACGTTCGTTCTCTATTTTTAATGGATTAGTTGAGACAATACGTCTATTTCTCTCGATCATCTGATAAAAAGGGGTATAAACTGGCGACTGGATGACCACCTCATCATTCGGTGATGTAAAGGCTTGGACAGCTAAACTAAGTGCTGTCACGATACCTGGCGTGAATGTAACAGATTCTGTCTGAATCGTCCATCCATGTCTTCTCTTTAGCCAGCCTGCCACTGCCTGCTGTGTATCTTGATCCTGAAATGCATAGCCAAACACGCCGTGATCTAATCGTTCCTTTAATGCATCCAGGACGACTTGCGGCGCTCTAAAATCCATATCTGCCACCCACATAGGGAGCGCATCTGTTGTTAGGAACAAAGACTCTGCTTGATCCCATTTCACTGATTTTGAACCTTTACGTATAATCTGTTCGTCGAAATTCATGAAACCCACCTCTAGCCGTTTTTCAACCAATGTTGTTTGTGCTAAAATAAATATTACAAAATTTATTATAAGCGGTGATACCCATGAAAGATAGTCAAGCTGTTGAAGAGATGATTCAGATCATTAAAACATGGGATCCTTTTCATTATGGAGAAGACTTTTATGAAACGGAGCCCGCAGACGTCATCGGAGCATTATATGACGCAAAGGACCCAGTAACTCTTGCGAAAGAGATTCAAGCCATTTACAACCACTCATTTGAGCAGCCTCTTCCAATCGAGAGTTGTCAAGATATCGCAAATCAACTTTTTGTGATAAGAGATCGCCGTTCCTGCTCACGCTAAGATAGACTGAAATCACCAATTTTATCAGAAACAAAGACTGGGTTTTCTTCTGGAATGAGGTGCCCAGTTTTTTTTAATACATGAAATGTTGAATACGGCAAATCTTTGTGCAGTCTCTCCCCAATTTGAAGGGGAATGATCCGATCCTCTACGCCCCAAATCAGTAAGACAGGTGTCTCTAACTTCTTCAGTACATCTGACGGCAAATCACCTTCTCTATGACGAACCAAACGCAAAAGTCCTCTAAAGATTTTATCATCAGAAAAAGGCTTTAAATATCCGTCAATCATCTCTTGGTCAATAATGGAATGATCGTGAACAACAGCAGTTAAATTTTTCATAATGCCTTGCTTTAGAAGCTTTCTTTTGAGAATTAAATAAAAATAAGGAATATATGTGCTGTAAACAAGCGATCTCTTTGATTTATTCAAATACCCAGAGCTGCATAAAAGAACCGCCTTCTCAAAGAGGTCTGGGCGCTCAGATGCAGCATATAAAGCGACCTGCCCTCCCATCGAATGACCGACGAGAATGGCATGCTGAATTTGCAAGTAAGCGGCTAATTCGATGATAATTTTCCCCATGTTGCGATAACTGTAAATAAACGTATTGGACTTCTCCGATTGCCCAAATGGAGGCAGATCAACCGCAATTAAATTGAAATCCTTTTTAAGAAGCGGGATGAGCTTACGATAGCTGAAGGTAGAAGAGAAGAGACCGTGAATTAAAATCAATGTCTTTTTTCCCTCATGATGATAATGCTCATAATAGATGTCTAAACCGAATTTACTTTTCATATAAGCTGGCTGAACAATGTCCACACTCATCACTCCGATACTTGATACTCACTGTCTGTTTAAGTGACTGTATTGTACCCTAAAAAGTGGATTTTAAGCTACGAATTGAATCTTTTTCCTGCTTAGCATAAAGGGAAAAACGTGCTATAATGTTCAGAAGATTTTTTAAAACTAGCTTTTTACATTTAGAGGTGTGAAATCAAATGAAACTAACAGAAAAAGAAACGGAAATATTAGAGATTTTAGATGAAAACAGTCGCGCCGATTTAAATACGATTGCTAAAATGGCGGGCGTGACCACAGAAGAAGCCGAAGCCATTATTCAAAAGCTAGAAGATCAAAAGGTCATCATAGATTATTCGACTATGATTGATTGGCGAAAAGTAGACGGACATGAAGGCGTCACAGCTATGATTGATGTCAAAGTAACACCTAAAAGAGGCGTTGGCTTTGATGAAATTGCAGAACGAATTTACCGATTTCAAGAAGTGGAATCTGTTTATTTAATGTCAGGTGTTTATGATCTGTCTGTTGTGATTCGTGGAAGATCCATGTCTGATATTGCTCGGTTTGTTTCAGAAAAACTATCAACACTCGATTCCGTTGTATCAACAACCACCCACTTCATTTTGAAAAAATATAAACATGATGGGAAAGTGTTTGAAACAGGGGACGATGACAAAAGAATCGTGGTGTCTCCTTAAATGAAAAAGTCTTATCTATCTGAAACGGTACAAAGCATTCAGCCGTCAGGTATTCGAAAATTCTTTGATCTGGCAGCAACGATGGAAGGGGTTATTTCCCTTGGTGTTGGTGAGCCGGATTTCGTAACAGCTTGGAATGTCAGGGAAGCGAGTATTCTATCATTAGAACAAGGGTTGACTTCCTATACGGCAAATGCAGGCTTGTTATCCCTTCGAAAAGAACTAAGCCACTATTTATACAAGCGGTTTCATGTTGATTACAGTCCAGAAGAAGAACTCATTATTACAGTGGGTGGAAGCCAAGCCCTTGATTTAGCTTTTCGGGCGATTTTAAACAGCGGAGATGAAGTGATCATTCCAGAGCCTTGCTTTGTTGCATACGGAGCTTTAACGACACTTGCAGGCGGGGTGCCTGTCTATTTAAGTACGTCGGCTGAGAAGGATTTTAAAGCGGATTCTGCTGATTTTCAAAAAAAGCTTTCATCCAAGACAAAAGCCATTTTACTATGCTCTCCGTCAAATCCAACAGGTTCTGTCTACACGAAGGAAGAGCTTGAAGACATTGCCCGATTTGCAAAAGAGCATGATCTCTTAATAATTACAGATGAGATTTATGCAGAACTGACGTATGATGAATCTTTTACAAGCGTTGCAGCTATTCAGGACATGAAAGAAAGAACCATCTTGATTTCAGGCTTCTCAAAAGGGTTTGCGATGACGGGCTGGCGCTTAGGGTATGTCGCAGCACCACCTGACTTGCGCGATGCCATGCTGAAAATACATCAATATTCAATGATGTGTGCCCCGGCCATGGCACAATACGCTGCAGAAGAAGCATTGAAAAATGGACTTGAAGATGTAGAGAAAATGAAAAAAAGCTACAGAAGACGCCGTAATTTATTTGTCGGCTCCCTCAATGAACTGGGCCTGACATGTCATCAGCCAAACGGAGCGTTTTATGCCTTTCCGTCCATAAAAAGCACAGGCATGTCCTCAGAACAATTTGCTGAGGAACTGCTGCTGAGCGAAAAAGTAGCAGTTGTGCCAGGGAATGTGTTCGGTCCAAGTGGTGAAGGGCATATTCGCTGTTCGTACGCTTCGTCACTTGATCATCTTCAGGAGTCACTTTCAAGGATCCAGCGTTTCCTACAGAATCGACAACTAAAGCAAGAAACACCTGCCATTTTAAAATAAAAAAAGGCATCAATCCATCTGGATTCATGCCTTTCAAATTAGGGGGGAATACTAGAAAGCATTCTTGTTTTCAGGTATTCCCCCTTTTAATGCACAATAAACTCCTTTAAAAAATATTTTGCTTAACTGTCCGTTCTATGATATAGTTTTTAATTGCGTATAAACGATTATTAAAACATTTATTTAGGAGTTGTTATCATGGCGACAAAGTTTGAAGTAGGCAGTGTTTACACTGGTAAAGTAACAGGATTACAAGCGTATGGTGCGTTTGTTGCATTAGATGAAGAAACCCAAGGACTTGTGCACATTTCAGAAGTAACACACGGCTTTGTAAAAGACATCAACGAGCACCTTTCAATTGGTGATGAAGTACAAGTGAAAGTCCTTTCTGTTGATGAAAAAGCTGGTAAAATCAGTCTTTCTATCCGTGCAACACAAGAAGCACCTGAAAGAAAGGAAAGCAAACCAAAGAAACAAAGACCACAGCAAGTGAAAGAAGATACTACTGCACCACAAGGGTTCAATACACTTAAAGACAAACTTGAAGAGTGGATTGAGCAATCGAACCGTAAAGACTTAATTAAGAAATAAAAAAGCACCGTATAAAACCGGTGCCTAGGCTGCCATGATGAGGCAGCTTTTTTTATGCCTTTTTCAATTAACGAACCTCTGGTTTCGGCTCGTCACGAACAACTTCTTCACTTGGCTTAAACAATAGACCAAGGTTGACAAGACCTGCGATTCCAACAAGACCATAAATAATACGCGACAATGCAGAATCTTGACCGCCAAAGATCGCTGCTACTAAGTCAAATTGAAAAAAGCCGATTAGTCCCCAGTTAATAGCACCGATAATCGTGAGCACGAGGGCAATACGCTGAATAGCGCTCATCGTGATTCCTCCTTTCGCTACAGCATCAATACATTTATATTTTGCAGGTTTTTAGCCAAACTATGCATAAGAAAAATTGAATAAAGCAAATTACTTTACTTTTGGAATAAATGAGGCGCATAATGTAGCCCGAGGAGGAGATCGAATGGATCGATTTACTTATTGGAACCCAACAAAATTAATTTTTGGAAAGGGAGAAGTTGCAGCCCTTTCAGATGAACTCAAACATTATGGAAAAAACGTATTGCTTGTATATGGTGGAGGTAGCATAAAACGAAACGGTCTTTACGATCAAGTGACCCGTCTCTTGAATGAATCAGGTGCTACTGTCATTGAGCTTGCAGGAGTTGAACCTAACCCGCGCTTAACAACTGTAAGAAAAGGTGTTGAACTGTGTAAAAAGAATAACATCGACTTTATTTTGGCAGTAGGTGGCGGAAGTGTGATTGATGCTACAAAAGCCATCGCAGCTGGTGCGAAGTATGATGGAGATGCTTGGGATATTGTGACTAGAAAACATATCCCAATGGAAGCCATTCCATTTGGTACGGTCTTAACCCTTGCAGCAACAGGCTCTGAAATGAACTCAGGCTCTGTGATTACAAACTGGGAAACAAATGAGAAGTATGGCTGGGGAAGTCCAGCAGTATTCCCTAAATTCTCAATTCTTGATCCAGTCAATACATTCACTGTGCCAAAAAACCATACCATCTATGGAATGGTGGATATGATGTCACACGTATTTGAACAATATTTTCACCACACGGAAAACACGCCGTATCAAGATCGTATGTGTGAAGGACTCCTTCGTACAGTGATTGAAACTGCACCGAAGTTGATCAACGATCTTGAGAACTATGAGCTCCGTGAAACGATATTATTCACTGGTACAATCGCTTTAAATGGAATGCTTTCAATGGGTGCACGTGGTGACTGGGCATCTCATAATATTGAGCATGCTGTATCTGCTGTATATGATATCCCTCATGCAGGCGGACTTGCGATCTTGTTCCCGAACTGGATGAAGCATGTTATTCAAGAAAACCCAGCTCGCTTTAAGCAACTAGCTGTGCGTGTATTTGATGTGGATCCTGCAGGCAAATCAGATGAAGAAGTAGGATTAGAAGGTATTGATAAACTGTCAGCATTTTGGAAAAGCTTAGGTGCACCAAGCCGTTTAGCTGATTATGACATCAATGATGAAAAAATTGATTTAATCGCTGATCGTGCAATGGCACGTGGTGAATTTGGTCAGTTTAAAAAGCTAAACAAAGAGGATGTCCTTGCGATTTTGAACGCTTCTTTATAACGCCATTTGCCGCTTCTCATCAAGAGAAGCGGCTTTTGATGTAGCAGTGACGATCACTTGATTTCAATAGCCAGTTCCGCTAAAGTGAAAGGGACAGAACTAACGTAATGGAGGGCTTACAAGCGATGACACATATTCAATTTGACTACTCGAAAGCGTTACCTTTCTTTCAAGAACATGAACTTACATATTTAAAAGATTTTGTGAAGGTCGCCCATCATAATCTTCATGAGCAAACGGGTGCAGGCAGTGATTATTTAGGCTGGATCGACTTACCGAAGCAATATGATCGCGAAGAATTTGCCCGCATTAAAAAAAGTGCAGAAAAGATTAAGGCTGACTCTGATGTCCTGCTCGTTGTCGGAATCGGCGGCTCTTATCTCGGCGCACGTGCGGCGATTGAATTTTTGAACCATTCTTTCTATAACACTTTACCAAAAGGCAAACGCAAGACACCGCAAATCATTTTCATTGGAAACAACATTAGCTCTTCTTATTTAACAGATGTGATGGATCTGCTGGAAGATGCAGATTTCTCGATCAACGTGATTTCAAAATCTGGAACAACAACAGAGCCAGCCATTGCGTTCCGCATCTTTAAAAAGCTCCTCATTGAGAAATATGGTGCTGAAGAAGCGAAAAAACGTATTTATGCGACGACCGACAAAGCGCGTGGTGCACTGAAAACATTAGCAAACGAAGAAGGATACGAATCATTTATCATCCCTGATGATGTGGGTGGACGCTATTCAGTCTTAACGGCAGTCGGTCTATTGCCAATCGCTGTGAGCGGTGCAGACATTGATCAAATGATGGAAGGTGCTGCCAAAGCAAGCGAAGACTTCTCTTCTTCTGAGCTGTCAGAGAATGCTGCTTACCAATATGCTGTAGTCCGTAATGTCCTTTATAATAAAGGCAGAACCATTGAAATGCTGATTAATTATGAGCCAGGATTACAGTATTTCGCAGAATGGTGGAAACAATTATTCGGCGAAAGTGAAGGAAAAGACGAAAAAGGCATCTACCCTTCATCTGCTAACTTCTCAACGGACCTCCATTCACTTGGGCAATATGTCCAAGAGGGAAGAAGAGACTTGTTTGAAACGATTGTAAATGTTGACAAGCCTCGACATGAACTTGTCATTGAAGCAGAAGAACAAGACCTAGATGGGTTAAACTATCTAGCAGGAAAAACGGTAGATTTCGTGAATAAGAAGGCATTTGAAGGGACAATGCTTGCCCATACAGATGGAAAAGTACCGAATCTCATTGTGACGATTCCTGAAATGGATGCCTATACATTCGGATATCTCGTATATTTCTTCGAGAAAGCATGTGCGATGTCTGGTTATCTATTGGGTGTGAATCCATTTGATCAGCCTGGCGTAGAGGCTTATAAGGTTAACATGTTTGCTTTATTAGGAAAACCAGGTTTTGAAGAGAAAAAGGCAGAGCTTGAAAGCCGTCTAAAACAATCATAAGAACAAAAGGGCAACCCTTTATTTGAAAAAGGGTGTGCCCTTTTTGTTTTCTAATGGTTCTGTCTAAGCCTTCACTCGTATTGTACATAGAATAGATAGAGGAGGGTGAAAGGTTTATGACAACAAATCACATCTATATTCAAGAAATTTCTGGGCAGGCCATCGTCAACTTTGGGAATGTCGGCCGGATTTGTCCAAAGAGTGTCGTGAAAGATACAGCAGGTGCAGATAGTGCGTATGAATTCAGTCAATTATCTGGACAGAGCTTAATTGATGCTGCTTTTAGAAACAATGTCCAAATCAAACGGGGCAGATGTATGAAATCCTTGGTTTAACGAACCCTATAAAAAAAGGAGGGTTCCATATGATTCATGTACCATCCAAGCTGACAGGCGAAAGCTTTTCACTCTACCATTTGGAAGAAATAATGAAGCCGCTCGGCTATGTCATTAATGGGAATTGGGATTATGATCACGGGTATTTTGATTATAAAATTGATAACCGTGAAGGATACACGTTTCTCAGGGTTCCATTTACAGCTGAGAAAGGTCAGCTTGATCAACCAGGCGTTGTTGTCAAAATAGGGCATCCGTTCCTCTTAAAGCATGTGTATCAGGATCAATTAGATGACCATGCAATGGTTGGCAATGTAGGAGCATCATTTAACCAATTCCAAGAACCTAAAGAGAAAGATGGAGATGTTTCAAAGGTCTATGCGGAGATAGGTTTTTCATTAGTAAAGGAATTGGAAGACGCACTTCTTTAAAGGGAAATCAGCTCATCCTCTGGATGAAGCTCATATCCAAAAGGAGGATTCATCATGGGTCCTTCTTTTTTTTGTATGCCAACAATGATCACATGATGTTCTAAGAAGTGATGGAGCACTGTTAAAAAAGTTTCACCGGCTAACGCAGATGGGACAGGAAAGATGGTGACGTTTTTATGTAGCGTCATTTTTCGCTTTTTCGTTAAGGACATAAGCTGTTCCTTTAAAAGAAAATTCTCAACCATTAAATGATTCACCGCATCAGAAGTGTGAATGACTTGATTTGCACCAGCACGTTCAGCATTTTTTACGTAACGGTCTGTTAATATTTCAATCAAACAATATAACGAAGGATTCAGTCCTTTTGCTGCAAGTAAGGTTAAGACACTTTGCATATCTGCCGTTAGTTCATTTTCATGTTGATCTGCGGTAATCATCAATGTATCTGCATCCATAATATTGGCCTTGCGAAGCGTTGCATCTTCTGTCCCATGTCCTTTAATAAAATGGACATTATCTAGAAGTGGTCCTTCTTTCAAAGAGTCATCAATAAGGACAATAGGCATCGCTGGATCAATGGTTTGAAAGGATTGGAGCAGTTTATTGGTTTTCTCATTCCAGCCGATGATAATGAGGTGTCCTTTCCCCTTAAAGGTCACCTTCCCCTCTACGTAATGGTGCTGCTTGCTAAATACAGCTGCGGCAAGCGTGGCGAAGTACGCTGTGACAAAGCTTGCTCCAATTAAAATAAGGGCCATCCCAGCAACTCGTCCAGCCATGGTTTGCGGCACAAAATCACCGTACCCAACAGTAGAAACAGTAATTAATGCCCACCAGATTCCGTCAAAGATCGTATGATACTGCTTTGGTTCAAGTAAGACAATCAAATGACCAAAGAAGAGAAGTAAGAAACAAATGATGATGGCAATACGAAGATAAAGAGGCCATCTCAGCCAAGCGATAAATAGACGATTTGATTTCATTGAACTCTTCCTTTCAAAGACAACTAATGTCAGTATGCCCGATTAATGAAAAGTTTTTTCATCTTCGTCATGTATGGAAACTGACACCATATCTTAAAATAAGAGGGGAGAAGGAGGGAGTTCGAATGTCATTCGTTCAAAAGACCATACTTCTTTTTATCGGCGCACACTTGTTGTCATCCGCCGTCATCTTATTCGTGTTTGATTTAAATGCTGTGAATTACTTCGCAAGTGAATTCTCGTGGGTAAACTTTTTTCAAGAGTTGTATGGCACAATGACTTTTTATACGGCATGTTTAGGGATTTTCTTCTTTTTCATTGGAGTGGTCATTCCACTTAAAAAGACCTAGTGCTTTTTGCTGTACACGTAACATAAAAGTCATTAAAATTGTAAATAAATATATAAAATAAAAGGAAGCTGATGAGCATGCTGTTTTTTTATTTTCTAACATTTGCCGCATTGGGATTGTCGTTTTGGGCACAATTTAAAGTGAAGAATAATTTTGAAAAGTATTCAAAGGTCGAAGCATCCAGTATGAAAACAGGTGCTGAAACCGCTCGATATATTTTAGATCGCAACGGGTTATACGATGTACCTGTTGAACCGGTAAGAGGAACTTTGACTGATCATTACGATCCGACGCAACGTGTGGTTCGTTTATCTGAACCTGTGTATTATGGTCACTCTATTTCGGCCATTTCAGTGGCATCACACGAAGTTGGACATGCCTTGCAGCATCAGGAATCCTATGGTGCGCTAGTTTTGAGGCATAAAATCTTCCCTGTAGTGAACTTTGCATCTGGTGTCGCCCCGCTTCTTTTCCTTGGTGGATTATTGCTTGGCAGCCTTAACTTAATCGGGCTTGGGATTATTTTGTTCTCAGCAGCTGTATTTTTTCAGCTTGTGACATTGCCTGTTGAGTTTAACGCAAGTTCTCGTGCAAAAGATATGATTGTTTCAGAAGGAATCATTAGAAGTAGTGAAGAAAGAGGCGTAAATAAGGTATTGAATGCTGCAGCACTTACTTATGTAGCGGCGGCGCTTGTTTCGCTGTTTGAATTGCTTCGATTTGTAATGATCTTCCTGAATGGTCGTAATGATTAATAGATGCCAAGGAGGTGAGCCCTTACCAATTACAGGTGAGGGTTTTTTTGTATATTTTAAATGTATTTTTCGTCATATTACTCATTGCTGCGACAGCATTCTTTGTTGTCACTGAATTTGCGATTGTAAAAATTAGAGGCTCAAAAATCAACCAGCTCATTGAGAGCGGTGACAAGAGGGCCATTCATGTTCAAAAGCTAATATCCAATCTCGACGAATACTTATCCGCCTGCCAACTTGGCATTACCATCACGGCATTAGGTTTAGGGTGGTTAGGTGAGCCAACCGTTGAGCATTTCCTGCATCCCCTTTTTGAAAAGCTAGAGATTCATTCGGCATTGACAGACATCTTATCTTTTATCATGGCGTTTGTGTTCATTACCTTTTTACATGTTGTAGTAGGTGAGCTGGCGCCTAAAACCATTGCCATTCAAAAGGCAGAGGCCGTCAGTCTCATGACAGCGAAACCGCTGATTTTTTTCTATAAAATCATGTACCCTTTTATTAAAGCACTGAATGGTGCTGCAAGTGGGATTGTGAAATTATTTGGTTTTCACTCCGTCAAAGAACATGAAGTGGCGATCAGTGAGGAAGAATTGCGCCTGATATTGTCTGAAAGCTATGAGAAGGGTGAAATTAACCAATCTGAATACAAGTATGTAAATAAAATATTTGAATTCGATAACCGAGTGGCGCGAGAGATCATGATCCCTCGTACAGAAATTTCAGCTGTAGAGATTGAGCAGTCACTTGAGGATGTGACCCATTATATGTTGAATGAAAGGTACACACGCTATCCAGTGATTAAAGAAGACAAAGATCATGTTGTCGGTGTGATCAATAGCAAAGATGTATTTAAAGCAAGCTTCCTGCATCAAGAAGTGTCAATTGAAGATTTGATGCGTCCTGTGATTCGGGTGATTGAGAGCACACCTGTTCAAGAATTACTCATTCTCATGCAAAAAGAACGGATTCACATGTCAGTGCTTGTGGATGAATATGGTGGCACAGCCGGACTCGTCACAGTAGAGGATATATTAGAGGAGATTGTCGGCGAAATTCGTGATGAATATGATCAAGATGAAACACCGCATATCGTCAAAAAAGGTGATTTCCACTATGTAATGGATGGAAAAGCATTGATAGATGAGGTCAACGATTTATTAGGTTTAGCCATCGAGAATGATGATGTCGATACGATTGCCGGCTGGATGATGACACATAAAATTGATTTTGACGTTGGAGATGTCATAGAGGAAGAGGGCTGTGAGTTTAAAATTGTAGATGCAGAAGACCATCATATTCGTACCATCGAAGTGAAAAAAGTTCATTTTTCATAAACCTCGTACGGTTGACGAGGTTTTTTTACTTGATAAACTTTAGATGGGGGATTCATTTCTGCCTATTGTCAGTGATTTTTTTCACATAAAAAGGTATGGTTTGAAAGAAACGACAAAAAGGAGCAGTTCATATGAAAAAAATTGATTTACAAACAGACAGACGCGATGACATGATAGACGTTACTCGCGAGGTACGTCAATATGTGCGAGAAACGGGGGTAAAGGATGGTACAGTCATTGTCTACTGTCCTCATACAACAGCAGGCATTACCATCAATGAAAATGCTGATCCAGATGTAAAACGAGATATGCTACGTAGGCTTGATGAAGTATTTCCATGGGAACACCCAAAGGACCGTCATATGGAGGGAAATACAGCTTCTCACATGAAGGCTAGTTATATGGGCGCATCTCAGCATGTTCTCATCAATAACTGTGATCTTGTGCTTGGAACATGGCAGGGAATTTACTTCTGTGAATTTGACGGACCGAGACATCGCCA includes the following:
- a CDS encoding iron-containing alcohol dehydrogenase — translated: MDRFTYWNPTKLIFGKGEVAALSDELKHYGKNVLLVYGGGSIKRNGLYDQVTRLLNESGATVIELAGVEPNPRLTTVRKGVELCKKNNIDFILAVGGGSVIDATKAIAAGAKYDGDAWDIVTRKHIPMEAIPFGTVLTLAATGSEMNSGSVITNWETNEKYGWGSPAVFPKFSILDPVNTFTVPKNHTIYGMVDMMSHVFEQYFHHTENTPYQDRMCEGLLRTVIETAPKLINDLENYELRETILFTGTIALNGMLSMGARGDWASHNIEHAVSAVYDIPHAGGLAILFPNWMKHVIQENPARFKQLAVRVFDVDPAGKSDEEVGLEGIDKLSAFWKSLGAPSRLADYDINDEKIDLIADRAMARGEFGQFKKLNKEDVLAILNASL
- a CDS encoding ion channel, giving the protein MKSNRLFIAWLRWPLYLRIAIIICFLLLFFGHLIVLLEPKQYHTIFDGIWWALITVSTVGYGDFVPQTMAGRVAGMALILIGASFVTAYFATLAAAVFSKQHHYVEGKVTFKGKGHLIIIGWNEKTNKLLQSFQTIDPAMPIVLIDDSLKEGPLLDNVHFIKGHGTEDATLRKANIMDADTLMITADQHENELTADMQSVLTLLAAKGLNPSLYCLIEILTDRYVKNAERAGANQVIHTSDAVNHLMVENFLLKEQLMSLTKKRKMTLHKNVTIFPVPSALAGETFLTVLHHFLEHHVIIVGIQKKEGPMMNPPFGYELHPEDELISL
- a CDS encoding DUF378 domain-containing protein is translated as MSAIQRIALVLTIIGAINWGLIGFFQFDLVAAIFGGQDSALSRIIYGLVGIAGLVNLGLLFKPSEEVVRDEPKPEVR
- a CDS encoding MalY/PatB family protein, encoding MNFDEQIIRKGSKSVKWDQAESLFLTTDALPMWVADMDFRAPQVVLDALKERLDHGVFGYAFQDQDTQQAVAGWLKRRHGWTIQTESVTFTPGIVTALSLAVQAFTSPNDEVVIQSPVYTPFYQMIERNRRIVSTNPLKIENERYVMDFEDLEKKLSRPQAKLMFLCHPHNPSGRAWSKEELKRVGELCVQYGVTVVSDEIHSDLMLYGNQHVPFASLSDEIAKITITCIAPSKTFNLAGLQASAIIIFDEERRTLFTNELQRNGLSKLNAFAIPAMEAAYRHGDEWLDSLVLYLESNLKMAMEYVDEHLPNMRYMKPDASYLLWLDIRDYGFTQAELKRNLLKKGKIILELGHVYGHEGEGFIRMNLGCPASTVKEGLKRLHQAFTL
- a CDS encoding aminotransferase; protein product: MKKSYLSETVQSIQPSGIRKFFDLAATMEGVISLGVGEPDFVTAWNVREASILSLEQGLTSYTANAGLLSLRKELSHYLYKRFHVDYSPEEELIITVGGSQALDLAFRAILNSGDEVIIPEPCFVAYGALTTLAGGVPVYLSTSAEKDFKADSADFQKKLSSKTKAILLCSPSNPTGSVYTKEELEDIARFAKEHDLLIITDEIYAELTYDESFTSVAAIQDMKERTILISGFSKGFAMTGWRLGYVAAPPDLRDAMLKIHQYSMMCAPAMAQYAAEEALKNGLEDVEKMKKSYRRRRNLFVGSLNELGLTCHQPNGAFYAFPSIKSTGMSSEQFAEELLLSEKVAVVPGNVFGPSGEGHIRCSYASSLDHLQESLSRIQRFLQNRQLKQETPAILK
- a CDS encoding YugN-like family protein; translation: MIHVPSKLTGESFSLYHLEEIMKPLGYVINGNWDYDHGYFDYKIDNREGYTFLRVPFTAEKGQLDQPGVVVKIGHPFLLKHVYQDQLDDHAMVGNVGASFNQFQEPKEKDGDVSKVYAEIGFSLVKELEDALL
- a CDS encoding DUF1871 family protein gives rise to the protein MKDSQAVEEMIQIIKTWDPFHYGEDFYETEPADVIGALYDAKDPVTLAKEIQAIYNHSFEQPLPIESCQDIANQLFVIRDRRSCSR
- a CDS encoding Lrp/AsnC family transcriptional regulator, coding for MKLTEKETEILEILDENSRADLNTIAKMAGVTTEEAEAIIQKLEDQKVIIDYSTMIDWRKVDGHEGVTAMIDVKVTPKRGVGFDEIAERIYRFQEVESVYLMSGVYDLSVVIRGRSMSDIARFVSEKLSTLDSVVSTTTHFILKKYKHDGKVFETGDDDKRIVVSP
- the yugI gene encoding S1 domain-containing post-transcriptional regulator GSP13, whose protein sequence is MATKFEVGSVYTGKVTGLQAYGAFVALDEETQGLVHISEVTHGFVKDINEHLSIGDEVQVKVLSVDEKAGKISLSIRATQEAPERKESKPKKQRPQQVKEDTTAPQGFNTLKDKLEEWIEQSNRKDLIKK
- a CDS encoding zinc metallopeptidase: MFFYFLTFAALGLSFWAQFKVKNNFEKYSKVEASSMKTGAETARYILDRNGLYDVPVEPVRGTLTDHYDPTQRVVRLSEPVYYGHSISAISVASHEVGHALQHQESYGALVLRHKIFPVVNFASGVAPLLFLGGLLLGSLNLIGLGIILFSAAVFFQLVTLPVEFNASSRAKDMIVSEGIIRSSEERGVNKVLNAAALTYVAAALVSLFELLRFVMIFLNGRND
- a CDS encoding alpha/beta hydrolase, with translation MSVDIVQPAYMKSKFGLDIYYEHYHHEGKKTLILIHGLFSSTFSYRKLIPLLKKDFNLIAVDLPPFGQSEKSNTFIYSYRNMGKIIIELAAYLQIQHAILVGHSMGGQVALYAASERPDLFEKAVLLCSSGYLNKSKRSLVYSTYIPYFYLILKRKLLKQGIMKNLTAVVHDHSIIDQEMIDGYLKPFSDDKIFRGLLRLVRHREGDLPSDVLKKLETPVLLIWGVEDRIIPLQIGERLHKDLPYSTFHVLKKTGHLIPEENPVFVSDKIGDFSLS
- a CDS encoding spore germination protein produces the protein MTTNHIYIQEISGQAIVNFGNVGRICPKSVVKDTAGADSAYEFSQLSGQSLIDAAFRNNVQIKRGRCMKSLV
- a CDS encoding glucose-6-phosphate isomerase, with protein sequence MTHIQFDYSKALPFFQEHELTYLKDFVKVAHHNLHEQTGAGSDYLGWIDLPKQYDREEFARIKKSAEKIKADSDVLLVVGIGGSYLGARAAIEFLNHSFYNTLPKGKRKTPQIIFIGNNISSSYLTDVMDLLEDADFSINVISKSGTTTEPAIAFRIFKKLLIEKYGAEEAKKRIYATTDKARGALKTLANEEGYESFIIPDDVGGRYSVLTAVGLLPIAVSGADIDQMMEGAAKASEDFSSSELSENAAYQYAVVRNVLYNKGRTIEMLINYEPGLQYFAEWWKQLFGESEGKDEKGIYPSSANFSTDLHSLGQYVQEGRRDLFETIVNVDKPRHELVIEAEEQDLDGLNYLAGKTVDFVNKKAFEGTMLAHTDGKVPNLIVTIPEMDAYTFGYLVYFFEKACAMSGYLLGVNPFDQPGVEAYKVNMFALLGKPGFEEKKAELESRLKQS